Proteins encoded by one window of Thunnus thynnus chromosome 3, fThuThy2.1, whole genome shotgun sequence:
- the gpr83 gene encoding G-protein coupled receptor 83, with translation MRAVCVWLSVLLWMDSCYKAVAGQKLNDTSLLGDGLFSYTGHLLNVSGKVDNRTSGFFLLDFDEGMLEDWRSLASKKRRGGESQDGSIKALLVAYSLIIVISLFGNTLVCHVVVKNKRTQSATSLFIMNLAVADIFITVLNTPFTLVRFVNSTWVFGRTMCHVSRFVQYCSLHVSTLTLTAIALDRRQVILHPLRPRMSPAQGGVWVAVIWIMASCFSLPHAIYQKLLTLTYSKEKERSLCVPDFPEPSDVYWQYIDLLTFILLYMLPLLIITASYITVARRLWRNNAIGDTTTAQHAAQRRKRRRTLAMLLLVVGVFAVCWFPLNCYVVLLSSQAIHSSNALYFCFHWLAMSSTCYNPFIYCCLNPTFRQELRLLLDMCRRRRRAVVGLEPELRPAAAGAPCHRTAWPDNHESSRPRHALSHSGHASSQQSHASSSQSHDLKDTHVLFTARQVLSGRTDILSVEPIVAVS, from the exons ATgagggctgtgtgtgtttggttatcTGTTCTACTTTGGATGGACAGCTGTTACAAAGCAGTGGCGGGACAGAAACTCAACGACACCTCACTTTTGGGAGATGGGCTGTTTTCTTACACGGGGCATTTGCTGAACGTTTCGGGGAAGGTGGATAACCGGACTTCTGGTTTTTTCCTCCTGGACTTTGATGAAGGGATGCTGGAGGACTGGCGCTCTCTGGCCAGTAAGAAGCGCCGCGGCGGGGAGTCGCAGGACGGGAGCATCAAAGCGCTGCTGGTGGCGTACTCTCTGATCATCGTGATCTCCCTGTTCGGAAACACCTTGGTGTGTCATGTGGTGGTGAAGAACAAGCGCACCCAGTCCGCCACCAGCTTGTTTATAATGAACCTCGCTGTGGCTGATATCTTCATCACGGTCCTCAATACACCCTTCACTCTG GTCCGATTTGTGAACAGCACCTGGGTGTTTGGGAGGACAATGTGTCATGTCAGTCGCTTTGTGCAGTACTGCTCCCTGCACGTCTCCACCCTGACACTCACCGCCATCGCACTCGACCGACGACAG GTGATTTTACATCCTCTGAGACCTCGCATGTCCCCGGCACAAGGCGGTGTTTGGGTAGCTGTTATCTGGATAATGGCTAGCTGCTTCTCCCTCCCGCATGCAATCTACCAAAAACTGCTGACGCTTACATACAG TAAGGAGAAGGAGCGCAGCCTGTGTGTCCCAGACTTCCCAGAGCCATCAGATGTCTACTGGCAGTACATTGACCTCCTGACCTTCATACTTCTTTACATGCTGCCACTTCTCATCATCACAGCTTCTTACATCACAGTGGCCCGCCGGCTGTGGCGCAACAATGCCATCGGTGACACCACAACAGCTCAACACGCTGCCCAGAGACGAAAGCGGCGGCGAACCTTGGCTATGTTGCTCCTGGTGGTCGGGGTGTTTGCTGTCTGCTGGTTCCCCCTCAACTGCTACGTGGTGCTGCTGTCCAGCCAAGCCATCCACTCCTCTAACGCTCTTTACTTCTGCTTTCACTGGCTGGCTATGAGCTCCACCTGCTACAACCCTTTCATCTACTGCTGTCTGAATCCCACCTTTCGCCAGGAACTCCGCCTCCTTTTGGACATGTGCAGGAGGAGACGAAGGGCAGTGGTCGGGTTAGAGCCAGAGCTTCGCCCTGCAGCTGCCGGCGCTCCCTGTCACAGAACTGCTTGGCCCGACAACCACGAGTCCTCGAGGCCAAGGCATGCTTTGTCACACTCAGGCCACGCCTCTTCACAGCAGAGTCACGCTTCTTCCAGTCAGTCCCACGATCTTAAAGATACACATGTGCTCTTCACTGCCAGGCAGGTCCTCTCAGGAAGAACTGACATCCTCTCAGTGGAGCCCATTGTGGCTGTGAGCTGA